The window GCGACCCAGCTGGTCACCGCACAGCCGGGGGCGGCACTCAAGGTGCCCGTACCGGTGGGACAGACCACGCGCGCGGGTGGGGCGTCCTGATGGCGGGCAGTCGACGGGCCAGCCGGAGTACGGAGATCACCCCGCTGCGGATCGCGATCATCACCGGCGTACTCCTGGTCCTGGTCCTGGCCGCACTCAGGCTGCTGCCGGGGTCACCGCTGGCGGCCAACGCGGCGGCCCACTGGGGCGAGCCCAACCGGTCCGCGGCCACCGGGGAACAGGCCGATGACCAGCCGGCCAGCCGGTCGAACCGGTCGGCACCCGACCCGACGCCGACCCCGGAACTGCCGCCGCTGCCGATCGCCCCGGCCGACGTGAAGATCGACGCCAAGGGCTGGTGGGCCTGGTCGATGCAGGACACCCGGACCGGTGAGATCTCCGGCTCGGAGAACATGACCGAGACCAGCACCACCGCCTCGCTGATCAAGTCGTGGATCGGGGCGGACTTCCTACGCCGGTCCGCCGAGGCCGACAAGGAGCCGACCGACGCACAGTTGCAGCGGGTCCGGGTGATGATCCGGGACAGCGACAACAACGCCGCCGAGTCGCTCTACAACACCGTCGGCCGGGCCGCCTCGATCCAGCGCCTGATCAGCACCTGCAAGCTCACCGACAGCAGCGTGTCCAAGGACGGCGGGTGGAGCCGTACCCAGCTCTCACCGCGTGACATCACCCGGCTCGCGGCCTGCATCGGCGACGGGCGGGCCGCCGGACCGACCTGGACCAAGTGGCTCCTGGACGAGATGCGGGCGGTACGCGGGGTCGGCGACTTCGGCATCCGCAAGGCGTTCCCGGCCGCCGTGCAGAAGACGATCGCGATCAAGAACGGTTGGGTCGACCGGCAGGCCGAGCAGGAGTACCACGTGAGCTGCCTGGCCATCGGGGACGGCTGGACCATGGGCGTGATGACCAAGTACCCGATCAACCTCGGCTACACGTACGGGGCCAAGATCTGCCAGCAGGTCGCGGAACAGCTCCGCGTCGACTGAGCCCGAGCCGGGTAAGACCGGCTCAGCCGGCGAAGAAGGCCGGGCCGTCCGGCGGCAGGAGCGGGGTGGCGCCGATCCCGGCCGCCCGCCGGGCGAACTCCCGCAGGCCGCCGACCTGGCGTTCGCCGAGGGAGAAGTCGAGCACCCGGAAGTACGACGCCAGGGTCGCCGCGTCGAACGACTCCCACCGGGCCGCCGCCTCGGCCACCTCGTCCAGTTCGGACAGGCAGAGGTCGCGGGAACGCAGGAACGCCTGGTGTACGTCCTTGACCAGTCCAGGATGGGCGGCGGCGAAGTCGCGCCGTACCGCCCAGACGGCGAACACCATCGGCAGGCCGGTCCAGTCCCGCCACGCCTGCCCGAGGTCGGTGACCTCCAGCCCCCGCCCCGGTGCCTCGTACAGCGCGCGGAGCGCGACGTCGCCGATCAAAACCCCGGCATCGGCTTCGAGCAGCATCTGGGTCAGGTCCGGCGGGCAGGTGAAGTAGTCGGGGCGTACGCCGTACCGGTCGGCGAGCAGCATCTGGGCGAGCAGGACGCCCGTACGCGAGGTCGAGCCGAGGGCCACCCTCGCCCCGTCGAGATCGGCGAGCGGTCGGGTGGAGACCACGTTCACCGAGAGCACCGGTCCGTCGCTGCCGACCGCGAGGTCCGGCAGGAGCAGCAGCTCGTCGGCGTGCCGCAGGTATTCGACCAGCGTGATCGGGCCGATGTCGAGGTCACCGGCGACCAGGGCGGCGCTGAGTCGCTCCGGCGAGTCCTTGTGCAGGTCGACGTCGAGCAGGGCGCCGGACCGCATCAGCCCCCAGTAGATCGGCAGACAGTTGAGGAACTGGATGTGCCCGACCCGTGGCCTCTGAAGATCACCCATGATTTCCACCGTATCCGGCGCTTCGGACACCCGCTCAACCAGTCACCGAAGAAGTGGCCAACCCCGCACCGGTTCCGTCGGCCGGAGCCGCGACGGCGACCCGCTTCCGCTCCCGACGGGTGATCCGGGCCACCGGTACGGCCAGCCCCAGCACCACCGCCAGCCCGACCAGCCCGAGGCCGGCGACCAGCGGCCGGATCGGCACCCGGTCGGCGAGCAGACCACCGGCGAGGTAACCGGCCATGCTGGCTCCCTGGATGACGCCGCCCAGGGTGGCGAAGGCGCGCCCGAGCACCGCCTCGGGGACCCGGTTGCCCATCACCACTCCGGCGAAGACGTTCTCCCCGCCGTTGAAGGCGCCGCCGATCACCCAGAGCGGGATCAGCCAGATGACCGTACCGACCACGGCGGCGACCGGCAGGATCAGGCAGGTCGCGCCGAGCAGGACCAGGATCCCGACGACAAGCGCGGCATCGTCGCGGGTGCGTCGGGCCAGCCGGGCACAGAGCCAGGCGCCGGCCAGGAGCCCCACCATCCAGGCCGCCTCGACCACGCCGTACATGGTTTCCGAGGCGGCGAGGGTCTCGCGTACGAAGAAGACCGCGACCACGTTGATCGCGCCGACCACGCCGATCACGGCGGCGACCGAGACGACCATCGCCCGCAGCAGCGGGTCCCGCCAGAGCGACCAGGTCGCCGCCCCGCCGACCGCCGGGGATGCGGCCGGGTCCGTCGGGGTCGCGGCCCGACCACCCCGACGGGTACGCAGCAGCAGTCCCGCCGCCACCAGGGCGCCGTAGCTGGCCGCGTCGATCAGCAGCGGGACGGTGGTGCCGAACTGCCCGACCAGGAGGCCGGCGAGGGCCGGGCCGACGAGAGCGCCGACGGTGCCGGCGGTCTGGCTGATCGCGCCGGCCCGGGGCAGGTCCTCGCGCCCGACCATGGCGGGGATGAGCGCGGAGAGGACGGGTTGGCTGACCGCCAGCCCGCAGGAGAGCAGGAAGACCAGCCCGATGACCACCATCGGCTCGCTGACCAGGGCGAGCGCGACACAGACGGCGGCCTGACCGGCCCCTGCGGTGATGAGCAGCGTACGGCTGTCCACCCGGTCGGCGAGCCGGCCGGCGACCGGGGCGAGCAGGACCAGCGGGAGGGTCGAGGCGAGCAGGAGTGCGGCGACGGCGACCCCACCGGCCCCGGCCGACTGGAGGGTGAGGACCAGGGTGGTGGCGGCGAGGAAGTCACCGCAGATCGTGACGCCCTTCGCGGTGGCGGCGATGTACACGTCCCGCCAGACGGTGGTGCGTACGACGGGAGGACGCACCGTGGCAGACGTGAAAGACATACTTCGAAAATAATCCTTCACATCTGTTCGGCGCAAGGCCCGGACCGGGCCGACCTCGGGTCACTCCACCGGCAGCGTCCAGTAGTTGACGCGTACCACCCGGGCATCCGCCGGTGGGTCCGCCTGCCGGTTCCGCCGCTTGTACGGCTCCAGCAGGTCCATCACGGCCGCGTTCAGCCGGCTCAACTCCTCCGCGTCGAGCAGCAGCGTCGTCCCGTTGAGTACGGCGGCGTCGTACCACTCCTTCGGCTCGTCGTGCGCCCTGCGCATCCAGTCGCGCGCCCGCTCGACGTCCCGGTCCAGGTAGACGTCGACCAGCGACTGCGCGGCCTCCCGTGCCTCCGGCGGGGCATCCTGCCCGGCGTCGACCGCGAATGACGCCTGCACCGCCCGCCAGCGCCGCTCCCGCGCGTCCCCTCGACTCGGCGCCTGCTCGACCAGGCCGGTCTTGGCCAGCTCCCGCAGGTGGTAACTGGTCGCGCTCGGGGACAAACCGGCCACCTCGGCAACCTCGGTCGCGGTGACCGACTCTCCGGTAGATCCGAGATGCTCCATGATCGACAACCGGGCCGGATGGGCCAGCGCCCGCATCACCTTCGGGTCGCTGACCGTGGCCCACCGCCGCCCGGAAGTCTGCTCGCTCATCCCGCCATGATCCCGCCCCCGCCGTGGCCAGCGCTAATCCGCCCGCAGCGAGCAGTTGCCCCAGGCACGGACCGGGCCACCGGTACGACCCGCCGGGTCGTGGGTGCCACCGGATTCACCGCACAAGCCGCTAAAGTCTTTTGCGCAAGACTTTAGCAAGGAGGACCGGTGGGCGGATCAGAGCTGAAGCGCCTGGTGGCACTGCTACGCCAGGCCGGCACCGACCTCGAGGATGTTGAGGTGAAGGCGGGCAGCGGCGGCCTACCGAAGTCGGTACGGGACACCTTGAGCGCCTTCAGCAACGGTCGCGGTGGCACCCTCATCCTCGGTCTGGAAGAGGAGCACGCCTTCCGCCCCGCACCCGGTTTCAACGCCTCACGCATCCGCGATGCGCTCGCGGCCGCCTGCAACGACGATCTGCACCCACCTGTACGCGCGGAAATCGAGATCGTCGAATTCGAAGACACGCTGGTCGTAGTCGCCGAAGTCGGCGAGCTGGATCCCCGTTTCAAACCGTGTTACGTGGCCGCCCGAGGCGAGTACAACGGGTCCTTCACGCGTGGCGGCGACGGCGACAGGCGACTCACCGACTTCGAGATCCATCTGCTACACACCAATCGGGGCCAGCCCGATGACGACCGCCGACCGGTGTCCGATGCGACAATGGCAGATCTCGATCCGTTGGAAAGCCAGTTATTGGTCGCCCGGGTCCGCCAGCGGCAGCCCAGAGCATTCGCCGGACTGTCCGAGGAGCAGATACTGCGGCGACTCAACGTCATCGCAGACGACACGGAGGGTGTCACCCGCCCCACGCTGGGCGGCCTGCTGTCACTGGGCGCCTATCCGCAACAGTTCTTTCCTCAGCTGAACGTTACATTCGTCGCCTATCCCGGGGTTTCGGCCCAGGACATTCCTACGAATGGTCCCCGCTTCCTGGACAACCGCTCGTTCGACGGCCCGATCCCGGCGATCGTGGACGAGACCGTCAGCGCGATCCTCCGGAACACGTCGGTACGCTCCTTCGTCGACGGCAGGGGTCGGGCAGACGTCTACGACTATCCCGCAGAGGTGGTTCGCGAGGCTGTCGCAAATGCGCTCCTGCACCGCGACTATTCACCGTACTCGCGAGGAACCCCCGTACAAATCACGCTGTACGTCGACCGTCTGGTGGTCGCCAATCCGGGTGGACTGTTCGGCGCGATAACGGAGGACGACCTTGGCGGCGAGGGCGTGACATCGACGCGCAATCCCGTTCTGGCGAAACTACTCCAGGACGTGCGACTGCCCGAGACCGGACGAATGGTGTGCGAGAATCGGGCAAGTGGCATTCCGACCATGTTGCGTGAGCTGCGACGTGCCGGCTCACCTCTGCCCGAGTTCCACAGTCGGATAACGCGCTTCAAGGTGATCATGCCGAGGCACGCTCTGCTCGACGACGAGACGATGGCCTGGTTGACGGGGTTGGGACAGGTAGGACTCAGCTCTACACAGCACCTGGCGCTCGCCGAAATGCGCGCCGGCCGTACGGTCACAAATGGCACGATGCGAAATCTTGGCCTCGAAGCCCACCGCGCCACCAGTGAACTGTCAGATCTGGTGAACCGTGGCATTGTGGTACGTGTCGGCGAACGCCGCCACGCCCGTTACCTGCTCGCCCCGGAGACCGCCACACCGCCACCGGCTTTGCTTGCGGAACCTGCCACCGGGAGCAGCGCGGAAGATCTGGTCTCGCGGGCTCTCGCCGACGGGTCCGAGTTGAGCCGTCGGGATCTCGAGGAACGCACCGGGCTCAGCTACATGAAAGTGCTGCGCGCCCTCAAGACTCTGGAGGCGACAGGGCAGATCACACCCACGGCACCCGCTCGATCTCCCATGCGCAGGTACCGGCGCACCTCCTCGGCAGGATGACGGATCGGGCGACGACGGCCGCCCACCGACCGCGCGGATCCGTCGTCAACGTATTTCGGTGGAAGTACCCGGCGAGGGTGCGTACCGTGGTTGGGCTGACGGCCGAGGTGAACATGCACCGCAGCGGACGTCTTCGCGCTGGGTGACGGCCATCCGAACCCGGATACGCGAGCGAGCAGCAGACGATTTCGAGGAAGTCAGCATGCCCGCACCCGACCTGGACACCGACCTCACCGGCGAACGCGCCCATCTGGACGCCTCCCGTGCCGCGCTGCACCGGATGCGCCGCCGCGCCGAGGCCCTCTTCAGCACCGGCGAGAACGTCGCCGGTGACTCGTACACCGCCGAGATGCTCGGCCGCACCCTCTCCCGGCGGGTCGCCGAACTCGCCGACGACCCGACCACCCCGCTCTTCTTCGGCCGGCTCACCTTTCCCGAGGTCGACTACCACATCGGCCGCCGGCACGTCACCGACGACCTCGGCGAGCCCATGGTGCTCGACTGGCGGGCCCCGGTCTCCCGGTCGTTCTACCGGGCCAGCGTGCGCGACCCGCAGGGCGTCAACGTCCGCCGCCGGTTCGGGTTCAGTTCGGGTCTGCTGACCAGCTTCGAGGACGAGCACCTGGACCGGGGCGAGGAACTCGGTACCGCCTCCCGGATCCTCACCTCCGAGATCGAACGGCCCCGCGTCGGCCCGATGCGCGACATCGTCGCCACCATCCAGCCCGAGCAGGACGAGCTGGTCCGGGCCGATCTGGAGACGTCGATCTGCGTGCAGGGGGCGCCCGGCACCGGCAAGACCGCGGTCGGGCTGCACCGGGCCGCGTACCTGCTCTATCTGCACCGGGAACGGCTGCGCCGCTCCGGCGTACTGATCGTCGGGCCGAACCGGGCGTTCCTGTCGTACATCGCCGCCGTACTCCCGGCCCTGGGTGAGGTCGAGGTCGCGCAGGCCACGGTCGAGGACCTGGTCACCGCGTCCTCCGTCCGGCCGGAGAGCGCCGACCGGCCCAGGACCATTCCGGTACGCGGCACCGACGCCCCGGCCACCGCCGAGATCAAACACGACGTACGGATGGCCGAGGTGTTGCGCCGCGCGGTGGAGGCCCACATCCGCGAGCCGGAGCAGCCGATCACCGTCTCCGACGGCTCGTTCCGCTGGCGGATCGGGCGCGAGGTGCTGCGCCGGATCGTCGACGAGGTCCGCCGCGAGGGACTCCCGTACGGCACCGGCCGGGAACGGGTCCGGGCCCGGGTCGTCGGCCTGCTGCAACTCCAGTCCGAGGCGCGGGGCGAGTCGCCGACCGACGCCTGGCTGCGTCGGATGGGCAAGATCCAGCCGGTCACCGAGTTCCTCGACGCGGCCTGGCCGGCGCTCACCCCGGACGGGCTGGTGTACCACCTGCTCAGCGACCCCGTGGCGCTCGCCACCGCCGCCGAGGACCTGCTCACCGACGCCGAGCAGGCGCTGCTGCTCTGGGCGAAGCCCCCAAGGACGGCCAGGGCGGCGAAGTGGAGCACCGCCGACACGGTCCTGATCGACGAGGCGGCCGGGCTGATCGAACGGGTGACGAGCTTCGGGCACGTGGTGGTCGACGAGGCCCAGGATCTCTCCCCGATGCAGTGCCGGGCCATCGCCCGGCGCAGTGTGCACGGGTCGATCACCCTGCTCGGCGACCTCGCCCAGGGCACCGCGCCGTGGGCGGCCACCGACTGGCGGGAGTCCCTGGCCCACCTCGGCAAGCCGGACGCGGCCGTGGTGCCGCTGACCATCGGGTTCCGGGTACCCGCCGCGGTGGTCGCGTTCGCCAACCAGCTCCTGCCGGCGCTCGCGGTCGACGTACCCCCGGCCGAGTCACTGCGCCGCGACGGCTCGCTCGACCTGCGTACGGTCACCGACCTGGACGCCGCGACGGTGACCGAGGTACGGGCGGCGCTGGTCTACGAGGGCTCGGTGGCGGTGATCGCCGCGGACGCCGCGATCGAACGGCTGACCGCCGCCCTCACCGGCGCCGGCATCGCCACCTCGACCGCCGACGACGTCGAGGCACCGGAGCGGGTCACCGTCGTCCCGGCCAGCCTGGTCAAGGGCCTGGAGTACGACCACGTCATCGTCGTCGAGCCGGCCGAGATCGTGGCCGCCGAGCCACGGGGGCTGCACCGGCTCTACGTGGTGCTGACCCGCGCCGTGTCCCGCCTGGCGGTGCTGCACCACGAACCGTTGCCCGCCCCGCTGTAGGGTGCGCGCACGGCAGGCCCGGGTCAGCCGCGATGCCGCAGGTAGCGCAGCCCCTTCCTGAGGTACGCCCGCGGGTTGGTGTCCAGGTGCCGGCCCCAGTCCGGGTCGGCTTCGCCCCGCAGCCAGGCGTACGCGGCGAGCGCGTACCCGAACATCGGCTCGGTCAGGTACCCGGTACGCCGTGCTCGCCAGCCGCCGCCGTGGGCCGTGAAGTCGAACGCGGCGTTGGCACTGAACACGCCGTAGCCGAAGAAGACGGTGAGCAGGTCGGTGAGGGGTTCCGAGTCCCGCCGCTCCGGGGCGATCCGCTGCTCACCGAGGAGGAGTACGTGACCCAGCTCGTGGGCGACGGTCGCGACCAACGACATCGGGTTGGCCGCCTCGGCGCTGTTGATCGAGATGATGGCCCGGTCGCCACGGGGCTGGTAGTGGCCTGCCGCGCCGGCCCACGAACCGGCGAACGACGGCAGGCTGGCCAGCAGGTCGGCGTCGACGCCGTCGTCGAAGAACTCGACCTCCAGCCGGGCGGGGTCGACACCGAGCCGGCGGCAGAGCAACCCGACCACCCGGTGTACGTCGGCCTCGGTCCCGGTGTAGGTGTCGGGGAAGAACTCCGGGGTGGGGAGCACGACCGGGCGGCGCAGGACCTCGTTGCCGAACTCGCCGACCAGCCAGTCGAGCGAGTCCTCGATCCACTGTTGCTCGTCGGAGGTGACCGGGCACCCGGCCGCGAACCACCTCATGACACGTCACCCGACAACCGGACAAGAAACCCCGAACGCATCGACCGCCTCCGATCTGACTCGCTCCGACAAGTGTGCTCCCCCACCACAACCCGCCGCTCCCGCTCCCGCTCCCGCCTGCGGCGGGATCGGAGGCAGCTCTTGTAGAGAAAGAGGCCGTATTCCGCCCCGGCAAGCCCCTTTTTCTCTACAAGAGGGCGGATCTTGAGGGAGGGAGGGAGGTGAGGGGGTTCTCATCGGGGGTTCAGACGGGGCTCATCGGGGGGCGGGAGGCTGCGGGGGACCGACAAGAGGCAGCCGCGCCGTACCAGTTGCGCCGTCGCGGCCCGTACCGAGCGAGGTTGCCGTGACCGTCTCCCTGTCCGCTCCACTCCTGGTCGCACTGCTGGCGGCGGCGACCGCAGCGACCGGTGCCGACCGGCCGTTGCGCCGCCGCTTCCGCCGACCCCGACTGATCCAGGTGCTCGCGGTCGGCGCCGCGCTGGTCCTGGTGCCCGCCAACGCCGCGTACGGTCTGGCGAGTGAGTCCGGGCCCGACCGGCCGGCGGGCGGGACCGCCACCGGCGTCCAGTTGGCCAGCCTGGTTGTCCTCTGTGGTCTCGCCGGGCTCTGCGGCGTGCTCCGGATCGCCCCGGCGCCGACGCGGCTGCCCCGGCGGGTGCTTGCCATCGGCGCCCATCCGGACGACCTCGAACTCGCCTGCGGCGGCACCCTGCTGCGGCTGGTCGACTCCGGGCACGAGGTGCACGTCCTGGTGATGAGCCACGGCGGGCGCGGGGGCGACGGTGACGTACGGGCCGGCGAGGCCGAGTCGGCCGGGCGGTTCCTCGGTGCCAGCGGGATCGAGGTGCTCGACCTCCCCGACACCCGACTCGCCCGGCACGAGAACGAGATGGCGGAGGCGATCGAGCGGACGATCCGCCGCCACCGGCCGGATCTGGTTTTCACCCACTCCGGGAACGACCAGCACCAGGACCATCGGGCGGTGCACCTGGCCACGCTCCGGGCGGCCCGCCAGCACCCGGCCGTGCTCTGTTACGAGAGCCCGTCGGTCACCGCGGAGTTCCGGCCGAGCGTTTTCGTCGACATCTCCGACCAGCTCGACGCCAAGGTCTGCGCGGTAGCCACCCATCACGACCAGCGGGCCAAGCCGTACGTCGGTGAACGGCAGGTACGCGGCCTGGCGGCGTTCCGGGGCGGCCAGGCCCGGGTGCCGGTGGCCGAGGCCTTCGAGCCGGTACGGATGTCCGTGCCGCTGGTCGAGGAGCACTGATGCCCCGCCTGCTGGTGACCGGCGCGGCCGGACCCGCCGGCCGGGCGCTGCTGCACGCGCTCGCGATGCGTGCGGTGCCGGCGATCGGCGTCGACATGGCCCCGGCCGACGGGCGAGCGCCCGGTGGCCCCGGACCGGACGGAATCGAGCGGGTGCCCGCCGCTACCGACGGATCGTTCCTGCCGGAGCTGCTGACTGTCGCGCACCACCACGGCGTCGACCTGATCGTGCCCACGGTGACCGAGGAACTGCCGGTGCTGGCTCCGCTCGCGGCCCGGTCGACCCGACCGGCGGTGCTGCTGAGCCCACCGTCGGCAGTGGCGATCGCCGACGACAAGTGGAGGACCGTCCAGGTGCTGGCGGCGGCCGGGGTGGCCGTACCCCGTTCGGTGCTGCCGGGGGTGCTCAGCCCACAGGCGCTGCGCGGGTACCTCGGTTGGCCGTACCTGAGCAAGCCGCGCCGGGGGCGGGGTGGGCGCGGCGTCCGCGTGCACGACCGCACCGGGACGCCGCCGCCGGATCCGGGGGACCTGTTGCAGGAGTTCATTCCCGGTACGGAGTACGCCGTCGACGTCTTCGCCGACCGGCTCGGCCGGGTGGAGGCGATTGTGGTGCTCCGCAAGACCACGCTCGCCCAGGGACGGGTCGGCAACGCGGTACGGGTGGTCCGGGACAACCCGTCCGATGTGGCCGACCTGGCCCGAGCGGCGGTACGGGCGATCGGGGTGACCGGTCCGGCCGACCTCGACATCCGGCGCCGGCGGGACGGGACCCCGGTGGTCCTGGAGGTCAACGCCCGGTTCGGTGCGCACAGCGGGCAGGCGCCGGAGTTGCTCGACGCCCTGCTGGCCGGGTACGGGGTCGGGTTCCGGGCCGGGGCCACCACGTGATCGACCTGGTCTCCGGCGTGATCGTGCTGCTCACCGTGCCGTTGCTGCTGATCGGGGTGCTGGAGCTGGCCTACTACCCGGTGGCCGTGCTCGCCGAGGTGCGTCGTCGCCACCAGCCGGTCTTCGAGAGCGTGCTCCCGCTGGTGTCGGTGATCGTGCCGGCGTACAACGAGGAACGGGTACTGGCCAGTTGCGTCGAGTCGATCATCGCCACCCGGTACCCGCGCAAGGAGATCATTCTGGTGGACGACGGCTCGACCGACCGTACGCTCGCGGTGATGCGCCAGTTCGCGTACCACCCGGACGTGATGGTGTTGACCCAGCGCAACG of the Micromonospora sp. NBC_01796 genome contains:
- a CDS encoding serine hydrolase, with translation MAGSRRASRSTEITPLRIAIITGVLLVLVLAALRLLPGSPLAANAAAHWGEPNRSAATGEQADDQPASRSNRSAPDPTPTPELPPLPIAPADVKIDAKGWWAWSMQDTRTGEISGSENMTETSTTASLIKSWIGADFLRRSAEADKEPTDAQLQRVRVMIRDSDNNAAESLYNTVGRAASIQRLISTCKLTDSSVSKDGGWSRTQLSPRDITRLAACIGDGRAAGPTWTKWLLDEMRAVRGVGDFGIRKAFPAAVQKTIAIKNGWVDRQAEQEYHVSCLAIGDGWTMGVMTKYPINLGYTYGAKICQQVAEQLRVD
- a CDS encoding menaquinone biosynthetic enzyme MqnA/MqnD family protein yields the protein MGDLQRPRVGHIQFLNCLPIYWGLMRSGALLDVDLHKDSPERLSAALVAGDLDIGPITLVEYLRHADELLLLPDLAVGSDGPVLSVNVVSTRPLADLDGARVALGSTSRTGVLLAQMLLADRYGVRPDYFTCPPDLTQMLLEADAGVLIGDVALRALYEAPGRGLEVTDLGQAWRDWTGLPMVFAVWAVRRDFAAAHPGLVKDVHQAFLRSRDLCLSELDEVAEAAARWESFDAATLASYFRVLDFSLGERQVGGLREFARRAAGIGATPLLPPDGPAFFAG
- a CDS encoding MFS transporter translates to MSFTSATVRPPVVRTTVWRDVYIAATAKGVTICGDFLAATTLVLTLQSAGAGGVAVAALLLASTLPLVLLAPVAGRLADRVDSRTLLITAGAGQAAVCVALALVSEPMVVIGLVFLLSCGLAVSQPVLSALIPAMVGREDLPRAGAISQTAGTVGALVGPALAGLLVGQFGTTVPLLIDAASYGALVAAGLLLRTRRGGRAATPTDPAASPAVGGAATWSLWRDPLLRAMVVSVAAVIGVVGAINVVAVFFVRETLAASETMYGVVEAAWMVGLLAGAWLCARLARRTRDDAALVVGILVLLGATCLILPVAAVVGTVIWLIPLWVIGGAFNGGENVFAGVVMGNRVPEAVLGRAFATLGGVIQGASMAGYLAGGLLADRVPIRPLVAGLGLVGLAVVLGLAVPVARITRRERKRVAVAAPADGTGAGLATSSVTG
- a CDS encoding helix-turn-helix domain-containing protein, producing the protein MSEQTSGRRWATVSDPKVMRALAHPARLSIMEHLGSTGESVTATEVAEVAGLSPSATSYHLRELAKTGLVEQAPSRGDARERRWRAVQASFAVDAGQDAPPEAREAAQSLVDVYLDRDVERARDWMRRAHDEPKEWYDAAVLNGTTLLLDAEELSRLNAAVMDLLEPYKRRNRQADPPADARVVRVNYWTLPVE
- a CDS encoding ATP-binding protein, translating into MGGSELKRLVALLRQAGTDLEDVEVKAGSGGLPKSVRDTLSAFSNGRGGTLILGLEEEHAFRPAPGFNASRIRDALAAACNDDLHPPVRAEIEIVEFEDTLVVVAEVGELDPRFKPCYVAARGEYNGSFTRGGDGDRRLTDFEIHLLHTNRGQPDDDRRPVSDATMADLDPLESQLLVARVRQRQPRAFAGLSEEQILRRLNVIADDTEGVTRPTLGGLLSLGAYPQQFFPQLNVTFVAYPGVSAQDIPTNGPRFLDNRSFDGPIPAIVDETVSAILRNTSVRSFVDGRGRADVYDYPAEVVREAVANALLHRDYSPYSRGTPVQITLYVDRLVVANPGGLFGAITEDDLGGEGVTSTRNPVLAKLLQDVRLPETGRMVCENRASGIPTMLRELRRAGSPLPEFHSRITRFKVIMPRHALLDDETMAWLTGLGQVGLSSTQHLALAEMRAGRTVTNGTMRNLGLEAHRATSELSDLVNRGIVVRVGERRHARYLLAPETATPPPALLAEPATGSSAEDLVSRALADGSELSRRDLEERTGLSYMKVLRALKTLEATGQITPTAPARSPMRRYRRTSSAG
- a CDS encoding HelD family protein, encoding MPAPDLDTDLTGERAHLDASRAALHRMRRRAEALFSTGENVAGDSYTAEMLGRTLSRRVAELADDPTTPLFFGRLTFPEVDYHIGRRHVTDDLGEPMVLDWRAPVSRSFYRASVRDPQGVNVRRRFGFSSGLLTSFEDEHLDRGEELGTASRILTSEIERPRVGPMRDIVATIQPEQDELVRADLETSICVQGAPGTGKTAVGLHRAAYLLYLHRERLRRSGVLIVGPNRAFLSYIAAVLPALGEVEVAQATVEDLVTASSVRPESADRPRTIPVRGTDAPATAEIKHDVRMAEVLRRAVEAHIREPEQPITVSDGSFRWRIGREVLRRIVDEVRREGLPYGTGRERVRARVVGLLQLQSEARGESPTDAWLRRMGKIQPVTEFLDAAWPALTPDGLVYHLLSDPVALATAAEDLLTDAEQALLLWAKPPRTARAAKWSTADTVLIDEAAGLIERVTSFGHVVVDEAQDLSPMQCRAIARRSVHGSITLLGDLAQGTAPWAATDWRESLAHLGKPDAAVVPLTIGFRVPAAVVAFANQLLPALAVDVPPAESLRRDGSLDLRTVTDLDAATVTEVRAALVYEGSVAVIAADAAIERLTAALTGAGIATSTADDVEAPERVTVVPASLVKGLEYDHVIVVEPAEIVAAEPRGLHRLYVVLTRAVSRLAVLHHEPLPAPL
- a CDS encoding PIG-L deacetylase family protein, with protein sequence MTVSLSAPLLVALLAAATAATGADRPLRRRFRRPRLIQVLAVGAALVLVPANAAYGLASESGPDRPAGGTATGVQLASLVVLCGLAGLCGVLRIAPAPTRLPRRVLAIGAHPDDLELACGGTLLRLVDSGHEVHVLVMSHGGRGGDGDVRAGEAESAGRFLGASGIEVLDLPDTRLARHENEMAEAIERTIRRHRPDLVFTHSGNDQHQDHRAVHLATLRAARQHPAVLCYESPSVTAEFRPSVFVDISDQLDAKVCAVATHHDQRAKPYVGERQVRGLAAFRGGQARVPVAEAFEPVRMSVPLVEEH
- a CDS encoding ATP-grasp domain-containing protein, whose protein sequence is MPRLLVTGAAGPAGRALLHALAMRAVPAIGVDMAPADGRAPGGPGPDGIERVPAATDGSFLPELLTVAHHHGVDLIVPTVTEELPVLAPLAARSTRPAVLLSPPSAVAIADDKWRTVQVLAAAGVAVPRSVLPGVLSPQALRGYLGWPYLSKPRRGRGGRGVRVHDRTGTPPPDPGDLLQEFIPGTEYAVDVFADRLGRVEAIVVLRKTTLAQGRVGNAVRVVRDNPSDVADLARAAVRAIGVTGPADLDIRRRRDGTPVVLEVNARFGAHSGQAPELLDALLAGYGVGFRAGATT